In Methanobacterium sp., a genomic segment contains:
- a CDS encoding metallophosphoesterase codes for MVYNSSTDIFEVASQGRMLVITDIHGNLEDFKRYESIFKGCLDQLKVVITGDFIHELDNNYDGSVEVLERVKCYYHQYPNFHVLLGNHEWAHLADEPAYKMGVDQKRAFESYLRERFGGKWGSKFRSYLEFFRELPVAIKTGNGVIISHAGPYSDFKNQEELRNITLAGYRGNKPLEKMMLNRPGNYSKEDLERFLELVGCKVMVAGHTIVDGVDTVYGKQMILSSSLSSGRKAYLELDLEAEINDVEDLIPMVRWLE; via the coding sequence ATGGTATATAATTCTTCCACAGATATCTTTGAAGTTGCTTCCCAGGGAAGGATGCTGGTCATCACTGATATCCATGGGAATCTGGAAGATTTTAAGCGTTATGAATCTATTTTTAAGGGATGTCTGGACCAGTTGAAGGTGGTTATAACTGGTGATTTCATACATGAACTGGATAATAACTACGATGGTTCAGTGGAAGTCTTGGAAAGGGTGAAATGTTACTATCACCAGTATCCTAATTTTCATGTTCTATTGGGTAACCATGAGTGGGCTCATCTGGCTGATGAACCGGCCTATAAAATGGGGGTGGATCAAAAAAGGGCATTTGAATCCTACTTAAGGGAACGTTTTGGTGGAAAATGGGGATCGAAATTCAGATCATACCTTGAATTCTTTCGTGAGCTTCCAGTGGCCATTAAAACAGGAAATGGGGTTATTATTAGTCATGCTGGGCCGTACTCGGATTTTAAGAACCAGGAAGAACTTAGAAATATTACTCTAGCAGGATACCGCGGAAACAAGCCCTTGGAAAAAATGATGCTTAACCGGCCAGGTAACTACTCTAAAGAAGATCTGGAACGTTTCCTGGAGCTGGTTGGTTGTAAGGTCATGGTGGCGGGCCACACCATAGTAGATGGGGTGGATACAGTCTACGGGAAACAGATGATACTTTCATCCAGCCTCAGCAGTGGAAGGAAAGCCTACTTGGAACTGGATCTGGAAGCTGAAATCAACGATGTGGAAGATCTGATCCCTATGGTTCGCTGGTTGGAATAA